The Lachnospiraceae bacterium KM106-2 nucleotide sequence AAGATAGCGAGAAGTTAGAAAAGCTGCAACGAGAGTTTGAAGTGAATTTAGAGCGTATGAGTGCTGATAAGAATGTTTCTTTAAATGTTTTTACGTTGGTTTACACAAGCTTGCTGGGAAGCCCTAAGATTGCGACGTTTTTTCCTTATGAAAAGATGACGGACCAGCAGCAGAAAATCCTTTATGAGAGAACGATGAAGTATTTTAACTCATCTATCGATGGAGATCCTCTCGTGCGTACGCAAAGATATAGTATTTATAAAGTGAAAGATGAAAGAACAAAATCCTTTTACCTGGAATTATGGGGTAATACAGCAGAAAACGGAAAAGGTTCTTATGTTTATTTAAGATCTAGTTTTGAGGCAATGAAGGAAAGTGTGGATATCTCCAATAAATTCTTAGCCTATATCGGTATTGTTACCACATTGATCGGGATGACAATCATGTTCTTTATATCTCGAAGTTTTACAAGACCGATCATGCAATTGTCGAATGTCGCAAAATCAATGACTGATTTGAATTTTAATGTAAAATATCAAGGGAATAGCAAAGATGAAGTGGGAGTATTAGGAAATAGTATTAATATTCTGTCGGAAAAATTAGAGACCACTATATCAGAATTAAAGAGTGCTAATAATGAGCTACAACGAGATATCGAGAATAAGATTCAAATTGATGAGATGAGAAAAGAATTCTTGTCCAACGTCACTCATGAATTGAAGACTCCGATCGCCTTGATCCAAGGATACGCAGAAGGACTCCAGGTAAATATTAATGATGATCAGGAAAGCCGTGATTTCTATTGCGAAGTCATTATGGATGAAGCAGCTAAGATGAACAATATGGTTAAGAAATTGTTAAGCTTAAATCATATTGAATCAGGGACTAGCATTGTTGAATTCGAGAGATTTGATATGGTAGCTGTCATCAAGTCGGTACTTGATTCAACGGAAATTTTATTCCAGCAGAAAAATGTAATCTGTGATTTTAAATATGAAGATCCGATCTATGTATGGGCAGATGAATATATGATTGAAGAGGTTGTAACAAATTATATCAGCAATGCTTTAAATCATGTAAACTATGCAAATATTATCGAGATCAAACTAATTGAGATGGATGGAAAATTACGTGTTGCTGTCTATAATACGGGAGATTTAATTCCAGAAGAAGATATCGATAAAGTATGGATTAAGTTCTTTAAAGTAGATAAAGCACGAACAAGAGAGTATGGTGGAAGTGGAATTGGTCTTTCTATCGTAAAGGCGATTATGGAAGCTCATAATCAACGCTATGGTGTTCAAAATCGAGTAAATGGTGTCGAATTCTGGTTTGAATGTGACCGTAAAAATGAATAGATAATTTGAAAAACTCATTTTAGTTTTGTCGTAATAAAACAAAAAATGAGTTTTTCTTTACTTTTTGGAAAGATTTAATTGCCGAAATACATCAATAGTGATAAAATATTGTGAAAGAATGCTTACATGGAGGGATGGCGTTTGAAGAAGAAATTAATAGCTGCGTTTGGTATTTCAGCAATGGTACTAACAGGATGCGGCAATGGGGTTATTTCGTTAGAAAGTAATGAACAGGCAATTATAAGTAATTATATGGCTGATATATTATTAAAATATGATACGAAAACAACCCACAAATTGTTAGCATATGATCAAGTTTCTAAGGATGGAAATGAAGAAGGAGTAACACCTTCACCTGAAGTATCAGCTGATGTAACGAGTACAACATCACCAGCGACGACAGCACAACCAGATGCAACAACGTCAAATTCAGCGGATAGTAAAGTAGAGGCTGAAGAAAAGACAACAGAATTTAACGGAGATTATGGAAAAGGGATTAAGGTATCCTATGGATCATATTCTTTGGAGAAATCGTATCATAATAAAAAGACAAGTGATTATTTCAATTTAGAGGCTGAGAAAGGATTCAAATTTTTAGTTGTTAACTTTAAAGTTGAAAATACAGCAAATGAAAAGACTGCTTGTAATTTATTAAAGAAAGCGGAGTACGTTTTACAATCTGATGGGAAAGTGGTATCATCATCTTTAGTTACCATGTTACCGAATGATCTAAGTGCTTTAAACACAACGTTAAATGCAAATGAGTCATTGGACACAGTATTATTATTCCGTGTTCCAGATGACATGAAACTTGAATCCGCAAAAATTATTGTAACAAAGGATAAGACATCTAGTGAGATCTTAATCAAATAAGAAAGGAAGTTTTATCATGTTTGTTGAAAAAAAGCGAACTAAGTTCATGGCGTTACCACTTTTATTTACTACGTATACCATCAATGAAGAGAAGATCAATGTTAAATCAGGTTTATTTAGTACGGTTGAAGATGATGCTTATATGTATAAAGTTCAGGATGTTCGTTTGAAAAGAAGTTTTTTAGAACGAATTTTTAAAACTGGAACGGTCATTTGTTTTACGGGTGATACAACACATCCAGAATTAAAATTAGAACATATCAAAAAATCAAGTGAGATCAAAGATTTTATTATGAGTGCTTCGGAAGAGGCTCGTATTAAAAGAAGAACGTTACATACATTGGATATTGCGTCAAGTGAGATTTCTGATGTGGACGATTTAGATGATTTAAATTAAGAAAATCCCTGTAGTGATTGCTACAGGGATTTTTTATGTAGAGTCTGAAATACTGTGTTTCGAAAACGTATAAGTAAAAACTGCTAATAATTTCGAAAATTATTGTATAAAACAGATAAATTGTGGAATAATAACGAAAAAATATTGTGAAATTGCCACATTATGGTACAATGTGTCTATAAGAGATAGGAGTGGTGAACATGAGAAAAATAAGTCATAAAATATTTTCTATTATTATGGTTTTGGCAATTGTAACCATAACAAGCGTTTCTGTTACATATTTTAGTATGAAATCAATTAAGAGCAGCACAGATGAATTGATTAATAAGCAGGTAGTTTTGTTAAATGATACATCCCTTATTACAAGCAATATGAATGAGATGAAATATAATATGTGTAAGTTCTTGATTTCTGATAGTGATATTTCACGTAGCAACTTAAAGAAAGGAATATCTAAGAATCAAAAGGATATTCAGGATACCTTAGCTCATTATAAGAAGACAATGGGAAC carries:
- a CDS encoding sensor histidine kinase; this translates as MKFKDSIRFKFVSTLAVLILFTIFLCWFMNKTFFTGYYEKTKINTLGQMYEDTCDIFNDFMNSAEPLEEDKDSEKLEKLQREFEVNLERMSADKNVSLNVFTLVYTSLLGSPKIATFFPYEKMTDQQQKILYERTMKYFNSSIDGDPLVRTQRYSIYKVKDERTKSFYLELWGNTAENGKGSYVYLRSSFEAMKESVDISNKFLAYIGIVTTLIGMTIMFFISRSFTRPIMQLSNVAKSMTDLNFNVKYQGNSKDEVGVLGNSINILSEKLETTISELKSANNELQRDIENKIQIDEMRKEFLSNVTHELKTPIALIQGYAEGLQVNINDDQESRDFYCEVIMDEAAKMNNMVKKLLSLNHIESGTSIVEFERFDMVAVIKSVLDSTEILFQQKNVICDFKYEDPIYVWADEYMIEEVVTNYISNALNHVNYANIIEIKLIEMDGKLRVAVYNTGDLIPEEDIDKVWIKFFKVDKARTREYGGSGIGLSIVKAIMEAHNQRYGVQNRVNGVEFWFECDRKNE